TTATAAACAATCTCAATACCCCCTAAGGTATGACTGATATAACTGCCACCTTACATAGATTAGGGCTTGAAGAACAGGAAGTTAAAACGTATCTTGCTCTTTTGGACTTGGGAGAGTCTCCTGCTGCGAAATTAGCCGAAAGAACGGGGTTAGGCAGGGTGCATATGTACCAGATTGTCAATAGACTGATTGGAAGAGGCCTGGCTTCTTATATACTCAAAAACAACGTCAAATATTTCTCCGCATCAGATCCTGGAACTCTCCTTACAGATATCCAACAAAAAGCGCAGGATTTGAAAAAGATTCTTCCTGAACTTAAAGCGAGGCAAAAAAGATTAATTCCAGAAACAAAAGTTGAAATTTACCGCGGCAGAGAGGGAATACATACAATTCTCAAGATGATTCTCAAAGATGAAAAGGCATATTTTATTCTTGGCGGAGCACAAGAGGCATGTTCTATCTTTGAATTAGAGAATACTGTCTTTGTTAAACATGCAGAAAAACTAAAATTGCCTGGAAAGATACTAGGAAGAAAAAAGGATGAATTCTTTATAGGAAAGAATGAAGAGTATCGGTTTATTCCAGAGCATTTGATATCCTCAACGACGATGATGGTATGGCATGATAAAACTGCAATCTTTGTATGGTCAGAGCCGTACTATGCGATACTTATAGAGAATGAGGGAATAACAAAAACGAATTTAGCTACATTTAGGTATTTATGGAGCATTGCAGAAAAGCCAGGGAAAGACGATAGAAAGAAGAGGCTCCTGACCTAATACCCCTGAATCTTCACAACGCCTTTCTTGATCCTGCACTGGCACCCCAGCCTCATCTTCGCATCATCCCCAACCAAATCCATCTCTTTTTCATTTTTCTCAGAAAGGTTCTCCATGCCTTCTTCAATTTCCAGCATGCAGGTTCCGCAGATCCCGTCCTTGCAGCCGAATGGAACTCCTGCTTCCTCAAGAGCTTCCTTGATCGGCCCTCCGTCCGCAACCTCTTTCTCCTGGTTGCTTGATAAAAAAACAAGTTTAGCCATGGAAAATGGAGAATGCTGACGCTTTATAAAACTTTAGATGCCAAATGGCGTTCAAAATCTTGCGGGTTGCCGCCGGCTCGGCTCTGGCTGTTCACGGAAAGGAGCGGTTCCCTCCCGGATGGAGCCTCCCCTTCCGCTGCGCATCCTATGTTGATTGAGCCTCGCGGAATTGGCGGCAACCTTCATTTTGAACGCCATGCAAAGTAAGAGAGTAAGAATTTAGAATCCAACCGAGCTTCCGCAGCCGCAGCTGTGGTGCACATTCGGGTTGTTGACCTTGAAGCCTGCTCCCTGCAAGCCATCAACCCAGTCGATCTCGCTTCCGTTCAGCTTCTCCAGATCATGCTTATCCACAAATACATTTACGCCTGCGGATTCGAAGGCAACATCATCCTTTCCGGCCTTTTCCTGGAACGCAATATCATACTGGTAGCCTGAACAGCCTGCTTTCATAAGGCCAACCTTGATGCCCCAGCCTTCTTTCTTAAACTTCTTTGAAAGCTCCTTGACTTTTTCTGCTGCATGCTTCGTAATGCCAACGGCATCATTGACGCTTTCTGTCCGCTGCACTTCATCATTCAATTCCTTCACGAGAGAATCAAGCTCCTCTTCGCTCATCCCATGGCCTAAGACTCCTTCTTCAATCGTCTCAAACACAGAAGCTCCGCAGCCGATGCAGTGCAGGCCTGCAGAAGTCATGATCTGGGCTAATTTTTGCGCCTTCCCTGGATACAACTGGAAGATCTCCTGAATAGTAAGGTCCCTTGTTATTTTTGCTTGATCGTGGAGCTGTTCCATAGATTAACGATAGTTAATAGGAGGTATTTAAAGGTTGCGGAAAACGCGCAGTTTAGTCTTCATATCTGCTGGACCTAAAGTTTCAGCGAAAGAGCCGTCTGACCAAATGCTTGGATTGCCTACATCTTTTCTATCAAGTGTTTTTTGGGTCATTTTAGCACCCCGTATCTTGCCCTTCCGTCAATTTTGACCAACCTCTGAAGCTCTTTGTTTGTTTCATCAAGGCCAAAATGGTCGAAGTCGAAATCCTCTCCAAGCCATTCGACAATTCTCTCTTTGTATTCCTTATTATTTTTATTCTTCTTGATTTTTTGCAGCTCATAATATCCTGGAACGCTTCCACAATCTTCAGGAGGACAAGCCCTCTCGCCACCTAAGCAAAAAGGGATAAATAGAGCATCAGCAGAATATAGAATCTTTTCAACAATGAGTGTATGTTCCCAATTATCGCCGAAATCGTATACGTAATTGAATCTTTGCTTCTCTGAATTAATCAAGGCACTTATCTTGGATTTTAGCTTGTAGGCGACAGTCTTTTTGTTTTTTTCTTGCTCTTTTAGGATCTTATTGATTTTATCAACGTCTAAGGATGCAAAGCCATTTTTCAGCTTTGTTTGCTCAAGCATCTTAATAAACTCAGGCGACTGATATAATTTTTTGAAGCTGGACTCAGCCAGATTATGCCCTTCTTCCTCTGCTGAAATGCAAACGTCATTTATCTGAAACTCGAACATATGATAGTCATCCCAGCCCATAACTATCTGAATAGTGTCGTGCAGTTCCTGAAAGGTGATATTTTCTTTTACTAAAAATCTTCTCCAGATTTTTGGCGTTATGCCTTCTAATGATATGTTTAGTTGGAGTATTTTTGTCATTGGCTTCCGCCTGCATCTGTTTTAAGTTTTGTTATTAGAATAATGCTTTCTTTCACTGTTCTTATTTTATTGAGAATATCATCCGGAACGTATTTTTCTATCTTTTCTTTAGGATAGGTTATCCGCTCTGCCTTCTTGCAGTATAATTCCAGAAATTCTGAATGAAGCTCATTGACATTATTTTCTACCATCGCATCTTTTATAGTGGCTTTCAATACTTCCTCTCTTTTCTGCAATTCCACCAGCTCTCTTTTGATGTTGTAGTACTCTTCTAATATATCTTTATCAACTATGCCTATATCTGTAGCGGGCTTGAAAGGCGCATTGTAGAACCTTTGAAAATCCAAAATAATTTCATCCTGATTCTTTACAGCTTCCTTTCCGTTTTCTGTCAAGGACACTACAATTATTGAAAAGCTTAGGCCAACATTCATCTCTTTCAAGTAGCCTTTCTCTATAAGCTGTGATAAGAGATCGTTTGCTTGCTGTATCGAAAATCCTCTAAATTCGTGCCAAACCATCTTGGACAAATTATCCTTGCCATAATTGATTTTCTGTCTATTAATGAATTCCAGAATCTGCAATCCGGTCTTATTAGTGAACGTGCTCATTTCAGGCTTTCCTCGATAAGCTTCTTTTCTTCTTCAGTGATTCCGTACAGCTTATAGACTTCTTCGTCTATTTCATGGTCCAGCTTTTGGATTTCTTTTTCTAATTGTGCTTTTGAGCCGGTTTGCTTGCTATTCATCCTTAGTCTCAAGCAGATTTTGCAGTTTTTTTTGCAGCTCTTCTTTGTCTGGAAGGTATAGCTGATATTTTGAAACAAATAGCTTATTGGATAGCCCTCCCAACGCGTACTGGATTTCTATATGCTCTTTTTCAGCGGCAAGAACAATTCCGATAGGAGGGTTGTCTCCTTCAGAGCATTCCTCGCTTTTGAAATAGTTGAGATAGGTATTCATCTGCCCGATATCCGCATGATTCACTTCGTTTATCTTCAAGTCTATCAAAACAAAGCATTTCAGGATTCTATGATAAAACACGAGGTCCACATAATAATGCCTGTTGCCTAAGGTAATCCTATATTGCCTGCCAACAAATGAAAATCCTTTTCCAAGTTCAAGCAGGAACATTTGCAGATTATCAATAATTCTCTGCTCAAGCTCTTTTTCAGAGTAGCGATAATCCTCGGGCAGTTTCAGAAATTCAAAAACATAAGGATCTTTTACTAAGTCTTTAGCGTCATCAATAATCTGCCCTTTTCTCGATAATTGGATTATCCCTTTCTTATCCTTGCTCAATGCTAAGCGCTTGAACAGAGCTGAATTTTTCTGTCTTTTTAGTTCTCTATTGCTCCATTTCTCAGTAATGCTCTGCTTCTCATAAAATGACCGCTCTAAATCATCTTCTATCTTTAAAAGCTCAAAATAATGGCTCCATGACAATTGGTGAGACAGCGTCTCACTTTTTGGATATTTAAGATAAAACAGCCTCATATAAACAAGGTTGCTCTTGCTAAACCCTTTTCCATGCATTAACCTCAAGTCTTTGGAAAGGTTTTCCAGAAGCGCAGAGCCATACTCTGCCTTTTCCTTCCCATACTGCTCAAATTCAACAATCCTTTTTCCAATTTCCCAGTATGTTTTGACAAGGATTTCATTCACTGCATGATATGCGTGCGTTCTGCCTTGCTCCAAAAGATCGCCTATATCTGAGATTAAGGAAGGATATTTATCTTTTGGATTGGTTATCTTTTTCATTTCAGGCTTTCCTCGATAAGCTTCTTTTCTTCTTCAGTAATGCCATATAAGGTATAGACTTCTTGGCCAATTTCGTTGTCTAGTCTTTTAATTTCTTCTTTCGCTTGTTCTTTTGTTGCTTGTCTTAGAACCATCCGAATATAAAAGAGGCTATTTGATATATAAATGTTCTTCCGTTTCGGTCGCATTGAAAAGTTGCTCGCTTCGCTCGGCAGCGCCAAGTTCGCTATGCACAAGTCAGGCAGAGTAGCGACATTCCCCGGATGGGACAACCCCCTTGTCGCTGTGCCGCCGCTCCGTTATAATGGCTCACAAGAGGGCGCTGCATGACTTTTCAATGCCACCTCCGTTTCATAAGGATTGAAGAAAGAATGTCGTTGCACTTTACTCTCTCAAATTGCCGAATTCCGAGTCGGCTGCCCACTCCGGTAGGTTCGCCGGAGCCTCCCAGTTTCAAGGATGTGCTAAATTCACAATAAGGCGATTTTTATCCGGCACAGAAACAAAGACTTCTTCACCGCCTTTCAGATTTAAGCTCCGGGCAACATCCCGGTTGATATACATGCCAAGCCCATCATGAGAAAGTTTTATTATTTTCTGTTTTATTGCCAAGGGAGTCTCCGTTATTTTGATTTCGTTTATTGCCTTGCTGATTGATTTCTTTTCAAAATAAAAATATCCGCATTTGGCGCATTGATAACTCGTTACAGGACTATCTGCATCTTGAATTTTTACTTTGACTTCTTTCATCTTTCCATCACATTTTGGGCATTTTTCCATATTAATCATCTTTATTTTCTTTTGACGTTTATAACATACAGGATTTTATCTTTCAATTCACACAAAATGTAAAACTTATCATCTTCAATTTCGATTTTATCGCCTTTCTTCCGCTTATTTTTAATAACATATATCAGCCTGATAACTTCATTCCAACCTCAAGTACCTTTATGATAAAGCTCGAAATGTTCGCTTCTCCTTATTTCTTCCCGATATAGGTAATCATCTCTTTTTGACTATAATTTAATAGTCATAACTACTATATAGAACTTTGGAAACTGAGGGAATCCTCTAACGAAAACCGCACTAATCCCTGCCGGAAAAATAGACATGCTTCTTATGAAAACCGATAAGCTCAACGCCCGTCTTGCCATCCTGGGCAGGCTGGAGGTGTCCAACAGCTCTGGCCTCTAATCCGTATTTTTTAATAGCACGTATGGCTGCATCGGAATCTGCCGTCGATATAAATCCATCATTCCCCATCGGCCACATTCCATATGCCTCCTCTGCAGAGAGCTGCGCTGCTTCCACAAGAGCCAAGTCCCTGTAATCGGGCGGAAACAGGTCCTGCAACTTAATGAACAAGCCATGACTAGCTAAAGGCTTCGCAAGCTTTCCTTCGAACGCTCCTCCGCTCATATGGTAGACGCTTGTTGCAAGGCTCTGATCAATAAGGTCTTTAAAGACACCGTAGAGGATTGTGGATGGCGCTGTGAGATACTCCAAAAATGGTTTCCCTTCCTCTTTGGTGTGCCAGTCCTCACCGAAGAGCCGAACCATGATCCTTCTTCTCACAGTAATGCCATTTGAGCGCGGATTTGGCTTGCCGCGAATTGCAACCAAGGACTCTCCAGCAGAAGGCTTCAAAGGATGCGCAAGCCGTTCCTCGTCAATGGTGCTTACAACAGAGCCGCTCAGATTGTAGCAAGACTCTGAGTAGCCTCGGATGCGGTCGCCTACATCTTCCCTGCAAAGAAGGGAAAGAAATCCCAATTCCTTTGCAACTGCCTGTGCCTCAGCAGCGATCCTGCCAAAAGGGATATCCCCTCTTGTTTCAACAACGCCAGCAACAACCTTGGGGTCAGCTCCAAGTTTGCTTGCGTCATCAAGAGTCATGGCATCGAAATCATGGATCACTTTTTCATAGCTTCCTGAGCGCTCATAGCATTCTACCTTGGTCCCAACTCCGTCAGCATTGATAAAAACAGGCTTTCCCTGATGATCGAATAGGGCATAACGAAATGTCCGGCTTGCAAAAACCCCAGGAATGGCAGCCATAGGATACCTGTCCTTCGGTGCAATGCTGATCATCGTTCCAATGCTGTTAGCAATTCCGTTCACCCGGCTCCCAAGACCTGCCAGCTCTCCATTCAGGATCGCTAGGCCATGCTGATCTGCTTTTTCTTTAAGAGTTCCAGTAATAGCCGCCAAAACATCCAATCTGATCTTAGGGATGTCAATCACATCAGCAAAGCCATGTGGCTGGAATCCCATTTCCTCTGCCTGGCCAACCAAACGGTCCACTAAAGAAGCAGTGTACTTCTCAAGATTAGGCTCCTTAGGATCCCCAGCCGCTGAATGCACTGCAGCATAATAATCTTGGGGTATCCTCAAAACATTAATCCCGTGCATCCCTTCCTTAATTATATCCACAAGCTTTGAATTCCTTAGCGTCTGAGCTACCTGCTGTGCAATCAAGGCAGAACCCGTGTCACCACTCTTTATCACAGTTTCGATGTAGTCTTCGACGTTTCCCATTCTCTTCACTCCCACTCTACCGTTGCAGGAGGCTTCTGCGAGGTGTCATAAAAAACACGGCAGACACCTGGAACCTCGTTCATGATTCGGGTAGAGATCGCCTGCAGATCATCCAGCTCAAAAGGATAGGCATCAGCAGTCATGAAATCACGGGTAACAATGGCCCTCAACGCCACAATTGCCTCATGGACATGTTTATCCCCCTTGACTCCGACAGCCTTTGAATCAAGGACTCCTGCAAATGCCTGGCTTACCTTTCTGCATAATCCTCTTTGGTTTAATTCTTCCATAAAAATCGCATCTGCTTTTCTCACGATATCGAGCTTTTCAGGCGTAACTGCCCCAATGATGCGGACTGCAAGCCCGGGGCCTGGAAATGGATGCTGCCAGACAACCTCTTCAGGGATGCCAAGTTCCTCAAGAGCGATCTTCCTCACTTCATCCTTGAAGAGATCCCGGAAAGGCTCAACAAGCTGATGCCTCAGGTCTTCAGGCAATCCCCCGACATTATGATGGCGTTTTATCGTCGAAGAAGAGCCATGAACAGCAACGCTCTCGATCACATCAGGGTAGAGAGTACCCTGGAGAAGATAGTCTATCTTGATGCCTTCGCGCTGTTCGATTTTCCGAGATTCTTCTTCAAAAACCCGGATGAACGTAGTGCCAATGATCTTCCTCTTTTTATCAGAATCAACAACCGGGCTGAAGCTTGACGGAGAGTTCAGCTTACTGAGAAATCTTTGGGAAGCATCCACAAAATAGAGGCCAATCCCAAGCTTGCCAAGCCTTTGCTTTACTTCCTCTGCTTCATTAAGCCTCAACAATCCAGTATCAACAAAAATAGGATAGAAGCTTTTTCCTGCAATCCTATTCATAAGGACAGCGGCTGTTGTCGAGTCAACCCCGCCGCTCACCGCCCCTATCCCGTGTTTTCCTTCAACCTGCCTGGAAATGGCTTCAACAATCATTTCATATTGTTTTGCAGAATTCCAGGTTCTTTGGGCATTGCATATCTTCAGGAAATTGTCAAGGATCTTCCTTCCATAGGTGGTATGGTCAACCTCTGGATGGAACTGGACTGCGTAGATATTTCTGTGTGTATTCTGCATTGAGGCGACATGGCCTGCTGCTGACTTGGCAACAATCTGGAAACCAGAAGGAGCTTCTGTAACAACATCGCCATGGCTCATCCAGACAGTGAACTGTGTTTCAGGCAGGGAGCTGAAGAGTGGGCTTTCGGCAAGAACATTGAGTGTTGTCTTGCCATATTCCTTGTTGCTGGTCTGCTCCACCTTCCCCCCCAGTAGATAAGCAATCGACTGCTGGCCATAGCAGATGCCTAGGATTGGAACAGGGCTTTCCAGGATCTCTTTTGGATAAAGCGGGCTGCCCTTTTCATACACGCTGTACTGGCCTCCTGAGATGATAATGCCCTCAAGATCTGACTTGAAGATCTCAGAAGGAATGGTATGGAAAGGAACAATCTCTGCATATACTTTATGCTCTCTCACCCTTCTTGCAATGTTTTGGGTGTACTGGCTTCCGCAGTCGATGATTCGGATCATTGCTAATGCTTAAAGCTCCTCTGGCCTGTAAACACCATTGTTGCTCCTGCTTCATTGCATGCTTGGATGGCCTCAAAATCCCTCTCGCTTCCTCCGGGCTGGATGATTGCAGTAATCCCTTCATTCAGGCACACATCAACACCATCCCTGAACGGAAAGAATGCGTCTGAAACTGCAACTGCGCCTTCAAGTCCTCCCTTGCTTTCTTGTGCAGACCAGAGGATGGATCTTTGAAGCTGCTGGGGGTCTTTAAGAGACTCAAAGATTTCCCTGCTTTTCCTGGTAGGAATCTCCTTACCGCTGAGGCCAAGCTCCAGCTCATTGAAAGAGAGCGCTCCGGTTTCCTGGAAACAAAGAGTATCCTTACAATTATCGTAAGCCTTTCTCACCGCTTGCTTTGCAATGCCTACGCGATCCTGGCCACCAGTTCCGATAGAGACTGTTGCCAAATCCTTAACAAAGAGGACTGAATTTGACGCCACTCCACTTTCCACAAGCCATCCAAACCCCATATCCAGATATTCTGCTTCAGTCGGCGTTCTCTTGATCTCAAATCTTCCTCGTGTTTTTGTTTCATGATAGCCTAAGGGCAGGGCC
This window of the Candidatus Nanoarchaeia archaeon genome carries:
- a CDS encoding PDDEXK nuclease domain-containing protein, which codes for MKKITNPKDKYPSLISDIGDLLEQGRTHAYHAVNEILVKTYWEIGKRIVEFEQYGKEKAEYGSALLENLSKDLRLMHGKGFSKSNLVYMRLFYLKYPKSETLSHQLSWSHYFELLKIEDDLERSFYEKQSITEKWSNRELKRQKNSALFKRLALSKDKKGIIQLSRKGQIIDDAKDLVKDPYVFEFLKLPEDYRYSEKELEQRIIDNLQMFLLELGKGFSFVGRQYRITLGNRHYYVDLVFYHRILKCFVLIDLKINEVNHADIGQMNTYLNYFKSEECSEGDNPPIGIVLAAEKEHIEIQYALGGLSNKLFVSKYQLYLPDKEELQKKLQNLLETKDE
- a CDS encoding plasmid pRiA4b ORF-3 family protein, whose protein sequence is MTKILQLNISLEGITPKIWRRFLVKENITFQELHDTIQIVMGWDDYHMFEFQINDVCISAEEEGHNLAESSFKKLYQSPEFIKMLEQTKLKNGFASLDVDKINKILKEQEKNKKTVAYKLKSKISALINSEKQRFNYVYDFGDNWEHTLIVEKILYSADALFIPFCLGGERACPPEDCGSVPGYYELQKIKKNKNNKEYKERIVEWLGEDFDFDHFGLDETNKELQRLVKIDGRARYGVLK
- the guaA gene encoding glutamine-hydrolyzing GMP synthase, which produces MIRIIDCGSQYTQNIARRVREHKVYAEIVPFHTIPSEIFKSDLEGIIISGGQYSVYEKGSPLYPKEILESPVPILGICYGQQSIAYLLGGKVEQTSNKEYGKTTLNVLAESPLFSSLPETQFTVWMSHGDVVTEAPSGFQIVAKSAAGHVASMQNTHRNIYAVQFHPEVDHTTYGRKILDNFLKICNAQRTWNSAKQYEMIVEAISRQVEGKHGIGAVSGGVDSTTAAVLMNRIAGKSFYPIFVDTGLLRLNEAEEVKQRLGKLGIGLYFVDASQRFLSKLNSPSSFSPVVDSDKKRKIIGTTFIRVFEEESRKIEQREGIKIDYLLQGTLYPDVIESVAVHGSSSTIKRHHNVGGLPEDLRHQLVEPFRDLFKDEVRKIALEELGIPEEVVWQHPFPGPGLAVRIIGAVTPEKLDIVRKADAIFMEELNQRGLCRKVSQAFAGVLDSKAVGVKGDKHVHEAIVALRAIVTRDFMTADAYPFELDDLQAISTRIMNEVPGVCRVFYDTSQKPPATVEWE
- a CDS encoding helix-turn-helix domain-containing protein; the encoded protein is MTDITATLHRLGLEEQEVKTYLALLDLGESPAAKLAERTGLGRVHMYQIVNRLIGRGLASYILKNNVKYFSASDPGTLLTDIQQKAQDLKKILPELKARQKRLIPETKVEIYRGREGIHTILKMILKDEKAYFILGGAQEACSIFELENTVFVKHAEKLKLPGKILGRKKDEFFIGKNEEYRFIPEHLISSTTMMVWHDKTAIFVWSEPYYAILIENEGITKTNLATFRYLWSIAEKPGKDDRKKRLLT
- a CDS encoding 2Fe-2S iron-sulfur cluster-binding protein, which codes for MAKLVFLSSNQEKEVADGGPIKEALEEAGVPFGCKDGICGTCMLEIEEGMENLSEKNEKEMDLVGDDAKMRLGCQCRIKKGVVKIQGY
- a CDS encoding iron-sulfur cluster assembly accessory protein, whose amino-acid sequence is MEQLHDQAKITRDLTIQEIFQLYPGKAQKLAQIMTSAGLHCIGCGASVFETIEEGVLGHGMSEEELDSLVKELNDEVQRTESVNDAVGITKHAAEKVKELSKKFKKEGWGIKVGLMKAGCSGYQYDIAFQEKAGKDDVAFESAGVNVFVDKHDLEKLNGSEIDWVDGLQGAGFKVNNPNVHHSCGCGSSVGF